The following coding sequences are from one Polyangia bacterium window:
- the ligA gene encoding NAD-dependent DNA ligase LigA, which produces MSQSELELRQRYQTLVRELSEHDRRYYVEMAPVVSDAEYDRLYRELRSLEAAHADWISADSPTQRVAPAPVTAFPKVVRAVPMLSLDNAYSEGELREFYDRVIKGLHGETPAFVVEPKIDGIGIELTYDGGRFTLGATRGDGRVGEEITANLRTVRSLPLTLRQPVSLTVRGEVFMDKADFAAINQERALAGEELWKNARNFTGGTLKLLDPRLCATRPLRVTLYEVVNGEAVKALHSESLAWMRELGLPTSPDVSLVSAWETLASTVAAWATRKSTLPYEADGLVAKVDSFAQRRLLGFTAKFPRWAAAYKFPALRAQTRVRGIEVNVGRTGAITPVAELDPVELSGTTVKRASLFNWDEVRRLDVHIGDQVIVEKAGEIIPQVIEVVTGARTGDEKPVVVPDVCPSCGSPLVKREDEVILRCENAGCPDQRWKAVQFFAHRGAMNIDGVGEMLAQELVRKGLVQDAADLFALTVDKLVPPADAADAVRIDRMAKKSAENLIAAITRAKETATLSRLLIGLGIPHVGTVAAQAIAARFGSLQAFAESSGEERRQMVAAIDGVGEVIAQAVGAYMDDPTHVALIARLRERGVSPTEPVAAVVSDGPLAGKRVCVTGKLTRARSDIQKDIEAAGGKFVTTVGKTTDILVAGEDVGKSKLDAARKLGTQIVDEAGLDAILHGASAPAPASDQPAG; this is translated from the coding sequence GTGAGCCAGTCGGAATTGGAACTGCGCCAGCGCTACCAGACGTTGGTGCGCGAGCTGTCGGAGCACGATCGCCGGTACTACGTCGAGATGGCGCCGGTGGTCTCGGACGCCGAGTACGATCGTCTGTACCGCGAGCTGCGGTCCCTCGAGGCGGCCCACGCCGACTGGATCAGCGCCGATTCCCCCACCCAGCGCGTGGCGCCGGCGCCCGTCACCGCGTTTCCCAAGGTGGTGCGCGCGGTGCCCATGCTGTCCTTGGACAACGCCTACAGCGAAGGCGAGCTGCGCGAGTTTTACGACCGGGTGATAAAAGGCTTGCACGGCGAGACGCCGGCCTTCGTCGTCGAGCCGAAGATCGACGGCATCGGGATCGAGCTGACCTACGACGGCGGGCGGTTCACGCTGGGCGCCACCCGTGGCGACGGGCGGGTGGGCGAGGAGATCACCGCCAACCTGCGCACGGTGCGCTCGCTGCCGCTGACGCTGCGCCAGCCGGTGTCGCTCACCGTGCGCGGCGAGGTGTTCATGGACAAGGCGGACTTTGCCGCCATCAACCAGGAACGCGCGCTGGCCGGCGAGGAGCTGTGGAAGAACGCCCGCAACTTCACCGGCGGAACGCTGAAGCTGCTGGATCCGCGCCTCTGCGCCACCCGCCCCTTGCGCGTGACCTTGTATGAAGTGGTGAACGGCGAGGCGGTCAAGGCGCTGCACTCGGAGAGCCTGGCCTGGATGCGCGAACTCGGTCTGCCGACGTCGCCCGATGTTTCGCTGGTCAGCGCGTGGGAGACGCTGGCGTCGACGGTGGCGGCGTGGGCCACGCGCAAAAGCACGCTGCCATACGAAGCGGACGGGCTGGTGGCGAAGGTTGATTCGTTCGCCCAGCGCCGGCTGCTGGGGTTCACCGCGAAGTTTCCGCGCTGGGCGGCGGCCTACAAGTTTCCGGCCCTGCGCGCGCAGACCCGGGTGCGCGGCATCGAGGTCAACGTCGGCCGCACCGGCGCCATCACGCCCGTCGCCGAGCTGGATCCGGTCGAGCTGTCGGGGACCACCGTCAAGCGCGCCTCGTTGTTCAACTGGGACGAGGTGCGCCGTTTGGACGTACACATCGGCGATCAGGTGATCGTGGAAAAAGCCGGCGAGATCATCCCGCAGGTGATCGAGGTGGTGACAGGCGCCCGCACCGGCGACGAAAAGCCGGTGGTGGTCCCCGACGTCTGTCCGAGCTGCGGATCGCCTCTGGTCAAGCGCGAGGACGAGGTGATCCTGCGCTGCGAGAACGCGGGGTGCCCCGACCAGCGCTGGAAGGCGGTGCAGTTCTTCGCCCATCGCGGCGCCATGAACATCGACGGCGTCGGCGAGATGCTGGCGCAGGAGTTGGTCCGCAAGGGGCTGGTGCAGGACGCCGCCGATCTGTTCGCCCTCACCGTCGACAAGCTGGTGCCGCCCGCCGATGCAGCGGACGCCGTGCGCATCGATCGCATGGCCAAGAAATCAGCGGAGAATTTGATCGCCGCCATCACGCGGGCGAAGGAGACCGCCACCCTGTCGCGCCTGCTGATCGGTCTCGGCATCCCGCACGTCGGAACGGTGGCGGCGCAGGCCATCGCGGCGCGCTTTGGATCGCTGCAAGCGTTCGCCGAATCGTCAGGCGAAGAGCGCCGGCAGATGGTGGCGGCCATCGACGGCGTGGGCGAGGTGATCGCCCAGGCGGTGGGCGCGTACATGGACGATCCAACGCACGTGGCGTTGATCGCCCGCCTGCGCGAACGCGGCGTCTCGCCGACCGAGCCGGTGGCGGCGGTGGTCAGCGACGGACCGCTGGCCGGCAAGCGGGTGTGCGTGACCGGCAAGCTGACGCGCGCCCGCAGCGATATTCAGAAAGACATCGAAGCGGCGGGCGGCAAGTTCGTCACCACGGTCGGCAAGACCACCGACATTCTGGTGGCCGGCGAAGACGTCGGCAAATCGAAGCTGGACGCTGCCCGCAAACTGGGAACGCAGATCGTCGATGAGGCTGGCCTCGACGCCATCCTGCACGGCGCGTCTGCCCCGGCGCCGGCCTCCGATCAACCGGCCGGCTGA